A DNA window from Engystomops pustulosus chromosome 6, aEngPut4.maternal, whole genome shotgun sequence contains the following coding sequences:
- the LOC140065557 gene encoding alpha-tectorin-like, with translation MAFWSILLFLQPWIFVSLSEIVEFQSISKGCEDPYKVFRDKRMCYNNCDNLNSTTEACVKPLVYGCDCMDGYVYQSATSNVCVPVSSCNVICPPHMHFDPCLTSYRPTCSTLYKPPILSKGCLPRCVCNTGYVLSDAPVPTCVPIVNCKSIILVNA, from the exons ATGGCATTTTGGAGTATTCTTCTCTTTCTGCAGCCCTGGATTTTTG TTAGTCTCTCTGAAATAGTGGAGTTTCAATCTATCTCTAAAG GATGTGAAGACCCATACAAGGTTTTTCGGGATAAGCGCATGTGCTACAACAATTGCGACAACCTTAACAGCACAACGGAAGCCTGTGTAAAGCCGTTGGTCTATGGATGTGACTGCATGGATGGTTATGTCTACCAGTCTGCAACCTCCAATGTCTGTGTTCCGGTCTCGAGCTGCAATGTCATTTGCCCTCCACACATGCATTTTGATCCTTGCCTCACATCATACCGCCCAACATGCTCCACCCTATACAAACCACCAATACTTTCTAAAGGCTGCCTGCCGCGTTGTGTTTGTAATACGGGATATGTCTTGTCCGATGCTCCTGTCCCTACTTGTGTGCCAATTGTGAACTGCAAATCGATCATTTTAGTCAATGCTTAA